In the genome of Natronorubrum daqingense, the window CTGTACAACGTCGTGGACGGGCAACAACGCCTGACAACGACGAGTTTGCTTGTAGGGTGTCTCTGCGAGGAACTGCAGAACCTGAATGGTATCGTAGATGTAGACACGTCCAGACGCAACTCCCCTGACGAGCTCTATCAACAGTACCGGGATCTATATATCAAATATCGGAATAAACAGAACGGTCGGCGGTTCAAACCAGCCCGATTGACCAAGCAAGCCTACAGCCAGCTCGTAGTCGCTGAGAAGCCCCCCGTAGTAATCCTCGACAAAGATGAGGCCCTGCTGCCTGCACGCCGACTCGCGGAAGCCAAGCAAGTCATTCAAGGCTGGTTAGAAGACAAACGCGAAGCCCATCTCGAAGCATCACTTGAGGACGCAGAACAAGAGAACCTCCGTGCGTATTTCGACCACCTCTATGACGTGCTCTCGGCGATCGACAATATTTTCGAGGTAACCAAGTACGAAGTCGACGACGCCGCGGAAGCAGGGCGTCTCTTCGAGGTTGTTAACGATCGCGGCAAGGATCTAACGATTGCTGAGAAAATCAAAAGTCACCTGTTGTATTGTGCCGGCGAAGTCGAACAGTTGGATTCGGAAAACGTTGCTCGAGACTTCAATGACGCTGTCGAGACGATCACGCTTGGGGGTGGCGACGAAGAGCTTGTCGACCAGTTCGTCAAGCGTCATTGGGAGATGTTCACCGGCGAGACGAAGCGCCGGCGCCCGCATTCAGACATCTCAGACATCCATCGTCGAATCAAGCAGATCGATCGCTATGCCTCTTTAGATCGACCGGAATCGGATCTCACTGACTGGATCAATAGATATGTCGAATCGCTTCGAGAGGCCGCGGAGGCGTTCAATGCGATTTATGATCCCGACCGGCTTGGCGATCAGTACGATGGCATCGACGCAGCGACGCTGAACATGCTCACGGCCGTGGATACCTGTGGGGCGGCCTCTACGTTCCGACCTCTGCTTATGGCGGCGTATCTCAAGACGGACGTCGAGAGCGACGAATTCGCTGACTTGGTGCGGGCCTGTGAAGTATTCGCCGTTCGATCCTTCGAGATTATGAACCGAAGTACGATGTTGCTTCGGCGACAGCTCAAACGCGAATCGCACCGACTGTTCATCGCCGACTGGACTGAGACAGACATCAGGGACCTATTCGATGCAGTCACGATAGATGACCGTTATAGTGGTGTCGATGATGCCGTCACCTCAATCATCCATAAAATTGATACCGAGACTGGCAACCGCGCTCCTGAATCGGATATCATCGATTGCTTAACCCGGCAAGATGTCATCAGCGGTGAATTCAATCGGGGTTGGGGGGGCTTCGGAAACGGGAAAAACACCGTGCTGTACCTCCTATATGAGTACGAACGCTCACTGCGCAGCCAGATGGGTACGACCGGACTCCATACCCTGGTCGGCTTCGGGACGTTCGTTGCCGAAGCTGAAATCGAACATATTGCGCCGCAGAACCCTGACGTCACAGAGGCACGTCTGGAGAACCACAACGAAAACCGTCACCGCTTGGCGAACCTCGCATTCCTTTGGCCCCAAGACAACAAGACCGTCGGCAATGACGTATACGAAAGAAAATATAATAAGATCTACAAGGACTCGAAGATCGCTCTTCTAGAGCGCCTCTCTGACCCCACCGATGGATGGGACCTAGATGCCCTGGAACAGCGGGAAGAAGAGTTGGTAGAGTTCGTGCTGGAGCGCTGGTCAGGACACAAGCGTGCACGTGTGCTGCTTACAGAGGAACCAACCACCGACCAGAAGGCCTTGCTGCGAGAGGAGATCCAGACACACTACAGCGGTATGGAACACGGCAACACGCTTCCGACGATCGTCTTCGAGACCAGTGCAGACAA includes:
- a CDS encoding DUF262 domain-containing protein; the encoded protein is MAKAEQQSLQQIFHEARLNVPRYQRSYAWTETEVADLLEDINYVIQRDTAVGDSRDVVHYFGTVVLDDVREIDSPTPNDWTLYNVVDGQQRLTTTSLLVGCLCEELQNLNGIVDVDTSRRNSPDELYQQYRDLYIKYRNKQNGRRFKPARLTKQAYSQLVVAEKPPVVILDKDEALLPARRLAEAKQVIQGWLEDKREAHLEASLEDAEQENLRAYFDHLYDVLSAIDNIFEVTKYEVDDAAEAGRLFEVVNDRGKDLTIAEKIKSHLLYCAGEVEQLDSENVARDFNDAVETITLGGGDEELVDQFVKRHWEMFTGETKRRRPHSDISDIHRRIKQIDRYASLDRPESDLTDWINRYVESLREAAEAFNAIYDPDRLGDQYDGIDAATLNMLTAVDTCGAASTFRPLLMAAYLKTDVESDEFADLVRACEVFAVRSFEIMNRSTMLLRRQLKRESHRLFIADWTETDIRDLFDAVTIDDRYSGVDDAVTSIIHKIDTETGNRAPESDIIDCLTRQDVISGEFNRGWGGFGNGKNTVLYLLYEYERSLRSQMGTTGLHTLVGFGTFVAEAEIEHIAPQNPDVTEARLENHNENRHRLANLAFLWPQDNKTVGNDVYERKYNKIYKDSKIALLERLSDPTDGWDLDALEQREEELVEFVLERWSGHKRARVLLTEEPTTDQKALLREEIQTHYSGMEHGNTLPTIVFETSADNSVQDNSYKRYKPCSNCGGLKMELNGDDFHCACGTNIRVPNYQVSK